One segment of Acropora muricata isolate sample 2 chromosome 8, ASM3666990v1, whole genome shotgun sequence DNA contains the following:
- the LOC136925316 gene encoding putative nuclease HARBI1, producing MIECPKNGGSAYLNYKGFHSIVLLAVCDAKYCFTFVDIGDYGSLNDASILSETAFGQAFENSPTNLNVPCRALHGTETLPYILIRDDTFPLKPWLMKLFPGKGLSEPEKVYNYRLSRGRRTVKNTFGILAAKWRSFRTPIKANVDLVENVAKAAVCLHNYLRLTENAGYKPTGFIDRKTALGTLY from the coding sequence ATGATAGAATGCCCCAAAAATGGAGGCTCAGCATATTTGAACTATAAAGGCTTCCACTCAATTGTGTTGTTAGCAGTCTGTGATGCTAAATATTgttttacatttgttgacaTAGGTGACTATGGTAGCCTAAATGATGCAAGTATACTTTCAGAAACAGCATTTGGTCAGGCTTTCGAAAACAGTCCGACTAACCTTAATGTGCCTTGTCGTGCTCTTCATGGAACTGAGACCCTGCCATATATTCTGATCCGAGATGATACATTTCCCTTGAAGCCTTGGTTAATGAAGCTATTTCCAGGAAAGGGGCTGAGTGAACCTGAGAAGGTTTACAATTACAGGCTCTCAAGAGGTAGGCGAACCGTAAAAAATACCTTTGGCATTCTAGCAGCCAAGTGGAGGAGCTTTCGAACACCTATAAAGGCCAATGTGGACCTGGTGGAAAACGTAGCTAAAGCAGCAGTATGCCTGCATAACTACTTGAGGCTGACTGAAAATGCAGGCTACAAACCAACTGGCTTTATTGACCGGAAGACAGCACTGGGAACATTATACTAG